In Rhizobium jaguaris, a single window of DNA contains:
- a CDS encoding ABC transporter permease encodes MIELLKRLLRTPQGAVGLVLVVLVFIVVVFGPFLAPRDPEAMSILARYKGPSASFLLGTDQYGRDILSRLLIGARSTVTMAVLATLAGTFAGAFIGTVSAFLGGRADEIIMRTIDAIMAIPNLLFALLVINLLGSSSINALVAVAVAFAPGMARITRSVALAVRKQDYVSAAIARGESSRYIILREMLPNVVAPIVVETTIRVSFAVMLFATLSFLGLGAQPPATEWGLMVSEARQYMHLSAGILIWPSLAIAIVAIGFNLLGDGLRDALNPRTGG; translated from the coding sequence ATGATTGAGCTTCTCAAACGGCTGCTGCGCACGCCGCAGGGCGCAGTCGGCCTTGTCCTGGTCGTCCTCGTCTTCATCGTCGTCGTCTTCGGTCCGTTTCTTGCCCCGCGCGATCCGGAAGCCATGTCGATACTAGCCCGTTACAAGGGGCCGAGCGCCAGCTTCCTTCTCGGCACGGATCAGTACGGCCGCGACATCCTGAGCCGCCTGCTGATCGGCGCGCGCTCGACCGTGACGATGGCAGTCCTCGCCACGCTTGCCGGCACCTTTGCCGGAGCCTTCATCGGCACGGTATCCGCCTTCCTCGGCGGACGCGCCGATGAGATCATCATGCGCACCATCGACGCGATCATGGCGATCCCGAACCTCTTGTTCGCGCTGCTTGTCATCAACCTGCTCGGCTCCAGCAGCATCAATGCGCTGGTCGCCGTTGCAGTCGCCTTCGCGCCGGGTATGGCGCGCATTACCCGCAGCGTCGCACTTGCCGTACGCAAGCAGGACTATGTGAGCGCGGCGATCGCCCGCGGCGAAAGCTCCCGATATATCATCCTGCGCGAGATGCTGCCGAATGTCGTGGCACCCATTGTCGTCGAAACGACGATCCGCGTTTCCTTCGCCGTCATGCTGTTCGCAACGCTGAGCTTCCTCGGGCTCGGCGCCCAGCCCCCCGCCACAGAATGGGGTCTGATGGTCTCGGAAGCGAGACAGTACATGCACCTCAGCGCCGGCATCCTGATCTGGCCAAGCCTCGCAATCGCCATTGTCGCCATCGGCTTCAATCTTCTCGGCGACGGCCTGCGCGACGCGCTGAACCCGCGCACCGGAGGCTGA
- a CDS encoding sugar ABC transporter substrate-binding protein codes for MKFARILLASAALLGLSLGSVHAAEVKKLGLAVANLQANFFNQIKQSVEDEAKKRGIQVVTVDAKGDGPTQVNQIQDLLTQNIDALIYIPAGAAAATVPVKLAKQAGIPVVNVDRNADGAPGDTFLATDSVASAKAVCDYILKEAGGKGKMVIIHGQKGTTPELDRTKGCQESLKAYPNVKVVAEQYSNNWFQDEGFQIMQNMLQANPDVSIVFGQADALALGAAQAIKVANPSQKIVVGGFDGDTAALEALSKGVFDVTATQQTQKMGRDAVANAIKLVAGDKVPSVQLLDATLTTKENVAGFIANHP; via the coding sequence ATGAAATTTGCGCGCATTCTGCTCGCGTCTGCCGCCCTGCTTGGCCTCAGCCTCGGATCCGTTCACGCGGCCGAAGTCAAGAAACTCGGTCTTGCCGTCGCCAATCTGCAAGCAAACTTCTTCAACCAGATCAAACAGTCTGTCGAAGACGAAGCCAAGAAGCGGGGTATCCAGGTCGTCACAGTCGACGCCAAGGGTGACGGCCCGACCCAGGTCAACCAGATCCAGGACCTTCTGACCCAGAACATCGATGCCCTGATCTACATCCCGGCCGGCGCTGCTGCAGCCACCGTTCCGGTCAAGCTTGCTAAGCAGGCCGGCATTCCGGTCGTCAACGTCGACCGCAATGCCGACGGCGCTCCCGGCGATACCTTCCTGGCAACGGATTCCGTCGCCTCCGCCAAGGCCGTTTGTGACTACATCCTCAAGGAAGCCGGCGGCAAGGGCAAGATGGTCATCATCCATGGCCAGAAGGGCACCACGCCTGAGCTCGACCGCACCAAGGGTTGCCAGGAATCACTGAAGGCCTATCCGAACGTCAAGGTCGTCGCCGAGCAGTATTCCAACAACTGGTTCCAGGACGAAGGCTTCCAGATCATGCAGAACATGCTGCAGGCCAATCCGGATGTCTCGATCGTCTTCGGTCAGGCAGACGCTCTTGCGCTTGGCGCTGCCCAGGCGATCAAGGTCGCAAACCCCTCGCAGAAGATCGTCGTCGGCGGTTTCGATGGTGATACCGCGGCCCTCGAAGCCCTCAGCAAGGGTGTCTTCGACGTGACGGCAACGCAGCAGACACAGAAGATGGGCCGCGACGCTGTCGCCAACGCGATCAAGCTCGTCGCCGGCGATAAGGTTCCGTCGGTCCAGCTTCTCGATGCGACTCTGACGACCAAGGAAAACGTGGCAGGCTTCATCGCCAACCATCCTTAA
- a CDS encoding glucose 1-dehydrogenase, whose translation MQRFENKTVVITGASRGIGAAIAKRFAREGANLVVSANEESVHGVAEQIEADGGKAISFVGDVTDKASVKALYDAAEQAFGAVDVSIQNAGVITIARIEDMTEGEWDKVMAVNTKGVFLCAQEAIARMREHGRGGRIINTASGQARDGFIYTPHYAASKMGVVGITQSLAKEVATDGITVNAFCPGIIETDMWAYNDQAWGKLLGNYGPGELMKEWVEGIPMKRAGSGEDVAGLVTFLASDDAAYITGQTINVDGGLIMS comes from the coding sequence ATGCAACGTTTTGAAAACAAGACCGTCGTCATTACCGGCGCAAGCCGCGGCATCGGTGCAGCAATCGCCAAACGTTTTGCGCGCGAGGGCGCCAATCTCGTCGTTTCGGCCAATGAAGAGAGCGTGCATGGCGTGGCCGAACAGATCGAGGCCGATGGCGGGAAGGCAATCTCCTTCGTCGGCGACGTCACCGACAAGGCGAGTGTCAAGGCTCTCTATGACGCTGCCGAACAGGCATTCGGCGCTGTTGACGTCTCCATTCAGAACGCCGGCGTCATCACCATTGCCCGCATCGAGGACATGACCGAGGGTGAGTGGGACAAAGTCATGGCAGTCAACACCAAGGGCGTGTTCCTCTGCGCTCAGGAAGCGATCGCCCGCATGCGCGAGCATGGTCGCGGCGGCCGCATCATCAACACCGCCTCCGGCCAGGCGCGCGACGGCTTCATCTACACGCCACACTATGCCGCCTCGAAGATGGGTGTGGTCGGTATCACCCAGAGCCTTGCCAAGGAAGTCGCGACCGACGGCATCACCGTCAACGCTTTCTGCCCCGGCATCATCGAAACCGATATGTGGGCCTATAACGACCAGGCATGGGGCAAGCTGCTCGGCAATTACGGTCCCGGCGAACTTATGAAGGAATGGGTCGAGGGCATCCCGATGAAGCGCGCGGGATCGGGCGAAGATGTAGCCGGTCTTGTCACTTTTCTTGCAAGCGACGACGCGGCCTATATCACCGGACAGACCATCAATGTCGATGGCGGCCTGATCATGTCATAG
- the ribB gene encoding 3,4-dihydroxy-2-butanone-4-phosphate synthase — translation MAISKIEDAIAAIARGEIAVVVDDRDRENEGDLVIASEAITPQAIAFMMNYARGLICVAMEGERLDELQIPLMVPNNTEMLKTAFTVSVDYIPETTTGISAADRAATVRALMRKGSRPEDFARPGHIFPLRAHPDGVLSRPGHTEAAVDLARLAGVSASGVICEVANDDGTMARLPDLEVFAKRHGLHLITIEDLIAYRTAKAAQKAA, via the coding sequence ATGGCAATTTCCAAAATAGAAGATGCGATCGCCGCAATTGCGCGTGGCGAGATCGCGGTCGTCGTCGACGATCGCGACAGGGAAAACGAGGGCGACCTTGTCATCGCATCGGAAGCAATCACCCCGCAGGCTATCGCCTTCATGATGAATTACGCCCGCGGTCTCATTTGCGTGGCAATGGAGGGCGAACGGCTGGATGAACTGCAGATTCCGCTGATGGTGCCTAACAATACCGAGATGCTGAAGACCGCCTTCACCGTCTCGGTCGACTATATTCCCGAGACGACGACTGGCATTTCCGCCGCCGATCGTGCGGCAACGGTTCGTGCGCTGATGCGGAAGGGTTCCCGGCCTGAGGATTTTGCTCGACCCGGCCATATCTTCCCGCTGCGGGCGCATCCAGACGGTGTTCTCTCGCGTCCTGGGCACACCGAGGCGGCTGTCGATCTTGCGAGGCTAGCCGGTGTTTCCGCCTCGGGCGTTATCTGCGAGGTCGCGAACGACGACGGCACAATGGCCCGTCTGCCGGACCTTGAAGTGTTTGCGAAACGCCACGGCTTGCATCTGATCACGATCGAAGACCTGATCGCCTACAGGACCGCCAAGGCTGCCCAGAAGGCAGCCTGA
- the tpiA gene encoding triose-phosphate isomerase has translation MRKLIAGNWKMNGLVSSQAEIEALKGLTGSATCDIVVCPPFTLIDRAVERARDSNLAIGAQDCHARQSGAHTGDVSAEMLANIGARYVILGHSERRVSHGEDDGIILAKAVAAHRAGLVAIVCVGETRHERDEGRAIEVVGGQLRESVPEGATSANLVIAYEPVWAIGTGLVPTNEQIEEVHAAIRQMLKERLGNDGQSVKILYGGSVKVSNAEAIFGLRNVDGALVGGASLKASEFAGIISAAI, from the coding sequence ATGCGCAAGCTGATCGCAGGCAATTGGAAAATGAACGGTCTCGTCTCCTCCCAAGCCGAGATCGAGGCGCTGAAGGGACTGACGGGCAGTGCGACGTGCGATATCGTCGTCTGCCCGCCCTTCACGCTGATCGACCGCGCGGTAGAGCGGGCCAGGGATTCGAACCTCGCGATCGGCGCTCAGGATTGCCATGCGCGGCAGTCGGGTGCCCACACGGGCGACGTTTCTGCCGAAATGCTCGCCAATATCGGCGCGCGTTATGTCATCCTCGGCCATTCCGAGCGCCGCGTGTCCCACGGTGAAGACGATGGAATCATCCTTGCAAAGGCCGTCGCAGCGCATCGGGCGGGCTTGGTCGCGATCGTTTGTGTCGGTGAAACGCGACATGAGCGAGACGAGGGCAGGGCGATTGAAGTCGTCGGCGGGCAGCTCAGAGAATCCGTCCCCGAGGGAGCGACGAGCGCAAATCTCGTCATCGCCTATGAACCGGTCTGGGCGATCGGAACCGGGTTGGTGCCGACCAATGAACAGATCGAGGAGGTCCATGCCGCGATCCGGCAGATGCTCAAGGAGCGGCTGGGCAATGACGGCCAATCCGTCAAGATCCTCTACGGCGGCTCGGTCAAGGTATCCAATGCCGAAGCAATTTTCGGGCTTCGGAATGTGGACGGAGCGCTGGTCGGTGGCGCTTCGCTGAAGGCATCGGAATTTGCTGGGATTATTTCTGCGGCCATTTGA
- a CDS encoding sugar ABC transporter ATP-binding protein: protein MTEPVLSLRGISKRYGPLQVLKNVDLDIYPGEVVALLGENGAGKSTLSGIIAGSRTPSEGTMTWLGQPYAPAAPREAIDKGVVLIHQELQLLPHLSIAENVFIGRWPMKNGVVDRTQMVRRAQEQLARLNLHIPATRKVAGLSTANQQLIEIAKALALNAKLLILDEPTAALGGAETEALFEQVRKLRSEGVGIIYISHRMEEIKQITDRIVVLRDGERVHEFADSSTPVRTIVESMVGRSLDRMFPTLPEPTSRPVLEVSGLTSPDESFRDVSFKVHAGEILGIAGLVGAGRTELVRAISGADPISAGSIRLEGQVLKLRSPADAIARGIVMVPEDRKEQGLVVAHRISENIIYANLDKLGGRWITAGVKRVIAETAVAKFGVKGRAEQFASDLSGGNQQKVVIAKWLMRDPKVVVLDEPTRGIDVGARASIYDIIVNLAKQGVAVIVVSSDLEEVLGVSNRILVLAQGKQAGILKRDQANDVSVMELATI from the coding sequence ATGACCGAACCGGTTCTTTCCCTGAGGGGCATATCCAAGCGCTATGGACCGCTCCAGGTTCTGAAGAATGTGGACCTGGACATCTATCCCGGCGAAGTGGTGGCACTTCTAGGCGAGAACGGCGCCGGCAAGTCGACGCTGTCTGGCATCATCGCTGGATCCCGCACACCTTCCGAGGGCACGATGACATGGCTGGGGCAGCCTTATGCCCCGGCCGCTCCTCGCGAGGCAATCGACAAGGGCGTCGTCCTTATCCATCAGGAACTGCAGCTCCTGCCGCATCTTTCGATTGCTGAAAATGTCTTCATCGGACGATGGCCGATGAAGAACGGTGTGGTCGACCGCACCCAAATGGTTCGCCGCGCCCAGGAACAGCTCGCGAGGCTGAACCTCCACATTCCCGCCACCCGAAAGGTTGCCGGGCTTTCGACGGCCAACCAGCAACTCATCGAGATCGCCAAGGCGCTGGCGCTCAATGCCAAGCTGCTGATCCTCGACGAGCCGACCGCAGCCCTCGGCGGGGCGGAGACGGAAGCCCTGTTCGAGCAGGTGCGCAAATTGCGCTCCGAGGGCGTCGGCATCATCTACATTTCCCATCGCATGGAAGAGATCAAGCAAATCACCGACCGTATCGTCGTGCTGCGCGACGGAGAGCGCGTGCATGAGTTTGCCGACAGCTCGACACCGGTGCGCACGATTGTCGAAAGCATGGTCGGCCGATCGCTCGATCGCATGTTTCCGACACTTCCCGAGCCGACAAGTCGGCCTGTGCTCGAAGTGTCCGGCCTGACGTCGCCGGATGAATCCTTCCGGGATGTGAGTTTTAAGGTTCATGCGGGCGAGATTCTCGGCATTGCCGGCCTCGTTGGCGCAGGTCGCACCGAACTTGTCCGCGCCATTTCGGGTGCCGATCCGATCAGCGCTGGCTCAATCAGGCTGGAGGGTCAGGTGCTGAAGCTGCGCAGCCCGGCGGATGCGATTGCCAGAGGCATCGTGATGGTGCCTGAAGACCGGAAAGAACAGGGCCTCGTCGTCGCGCACAGGATCAGTGAGAATATTATCTACGCCAATCTCGACAAGCTCGGCGGGCGCTGGATTACAGCAGGCGTGAAGCGTGTCATCGCCGAAACGGCGGTAGCGAAGTTCGGCGTCAAGGGGCGCGCGGAACAATTCGCCTCCGATCTCTCCGGCGGTAACCAGCAAAAGGTCGTCATCGCCAAATGGCTGATGCGTGACCCCAAGGTCGTGGTGCTGGACGAGCCGACACGCGGCATCGATGTGGGCGCCCGCGCGAGTATCTACGACATCATCGTCAACCTCGCCAAGCAGGGTGTCGCGGTCATCGTCGTGAGCTCCGATCTCGAGGAGGTTCTCGGCGTATCGAACCGCATTCTCGTGCTGGCGCAGGGCAAGCAGGCAGGCATTCTAAAGCGTGACCAGGCAAACGACGTCTCGGTCATGGAACTGGCGACAATCTAG
- a CDS encoding M24 family metallopeptidase: protein MFPRDEYDWRIAKAHAAMDAAAVDLLLIDSGELLAWLTGYTVSETMYRAAFLPRHGTPWFVLRELDEAPCREKTWISEIVSFADTADPHEAIAESIQARGFANVRIGADFASYSFSADTAAKLRAHLPQAQLVALPGLSDSLRWIKSMREIAVLTQAAGIADRAMQAIVHSTRAGSSTRVAAATAAATFLLEGADSGETGPIVKASGNHEFLHGSFRSEILQDGDILHVELIPRVGGYGARLMRPIVIGEPTDELRDIAARIVALQDEQIDAMRAGVTAVEVDAIVRQGLLSSGLRPRYDNVTAYTLGLYTRTPRPSDFSRVFLPNADWRLEQGMVFHVYATAARLGFSETVVVTPKGGKRLTATGRRLLSRE from the coding sequence ATGTTTCCTCGTGACGAATATGATTGGCGCATCGCCAAAGCACACGCCGCCATGGACGCAGCTGCTGTCGATCTGCTCCTGATCGACAGCGGCGAGCTTCTCGCCTGGCTTACCGGCTATACGGTCTCGGAGACCATGTATCGTGCCGCTTTTCTACCGCGACACGGCACGCCATGGTTCGTTCTGCGAGAGCTCGACGAAGCGCCATGCAGGGAAAAGACCTGGATTTCCGAGATCGTCAGTTTTGCCGACACTGCCGATCCGCACGAGGCCATCGCCGAGAGCATTCAAGCTCGAGGTTTCGCCAATGTCCGTATCGGTGCCGATTTCGCCTCGTATAGCTTTAGCGCCGATACGGCGGCGAAGCTGCGGGCGCACTTGCCCCAGGCACAACTCGTCGCACTTCCCGGCCTCAGCGATAGTCTGCGATGGATCAAATCGATGCGCGAGATCGCCGTTCTCACGCAGGCGGCCGGTATCGCCGACAGGGCCATGCAGGCAATTGTACATAGCACACGCGCTGGCTCTTCGACCCGGGTGGCGGCTGCAACTGCGGCGGCGACCTTCCTGCTTGAAGGCGCCGACAGTGGCGAGACTGGCCCGATCGTGAAAGCCAGCGGCAATCATGAGTTTCTGCATGGCTCCTTCAGGAGCGAAATACTGCAGGACGGCGATATCCTTCATGTGGAACTCATTCCACGCGTGGGTGGCTATGGTGCACGACTGATGCGGCCGATAGTCATCGGGGAGCCGACAGACGAACTTCGAGATATTGCCGCGCGTATCGTTGCTCTGCAGGACGAGCAAATCGACGCCATGAGAGCCGGAGTTACGGCTGTTGAGGTCGATGCCATAGTCCGTCAGGGGCTCTTGTCGAGCGGACTAAGACCGCGCTACGACAACGTAACAGCCTATACGCTTGGCCTATACACTCGCACACCACGCCCCAGCGATTTCTCCAGGGTTTTTCTGCCAAACGCGGATTGGCGTCTGGAGCAAGGTATGGTGTTCCATGTGTATGCGACGGCCGCCAGGCTCGGCTTCAGCGAAACAGTAGTGGTCACGCCGAAGGGAGGCAAACGGCTAACCGCGACTGGGCGACGCCTTCTCAGTCGCGAATAG
- a CDS encoding SDR family oxidoreductase has product MSDISLNAPKLFDLSREVAIVTGAGSGIGQRIAIGLAQCGADVALLDRRTDDGLATTARHIRAAGRRSIEIAADVTSKTSLADAVARTEADLGALSLAVNAAGIANANTAEEMEEDQYQTLMDINLKGVFLSCQAEARAMLKNGRGSIVNIASMSGVIVNRGLSQAHYNASKAGVIHMSKSLAMEWVGRGIRVNTISPGYTATPMNTRPEMVHQTKLFEEQTPMQRMANVDEMVGPAVFLLSNAASFVTGVDLLVDGGFCCW; this is encoded by the coding sequence GTGTCCGACATCTCTCTAAATGCACCGAAACTATTTGACCTCAGTCGCGAGGTTGCCATTGTCACCGGCGCAGGAAGCGGCATCGGGCAAAGGATCGCAATCGGTCTTGCCCAGTGCGGCGCCGATGTCGCACTTCTCGATCGTCGCACCGATGACGGTCTTGCTACGACAGCCAGACACATCCGGGCTGCCGGCCGTCGTTCGATCGAGATCGCTGCCGACGTGACCAGCAAGACATCTTTGGCGGATGCCGTCGCCCGCACCGAAGCCGATCTCGGCGCTCTCTCGCTTGCGGTCAATGCGGCCGGTATCGCGAACGCCAATACCGCCGAGGAGATGGAAGAGGACCAGTACCAGACGCTGATGGACATCAATCTGAAGGGCGTCTTCCTGTCTTGCCAAGCCGAAGCGCGCGCGATGCTGAAGAACGGCCGTGGGTCGATCGTCAACATCGCGTCCATGTCCGGCGTCATCGTCAACCGCGGTCTAAGCCAGGCGCATTATAACGCCTCCAAGGCCGGCGTGATCCATATGTCCAAGTCGCTCGCCATGGAGTGGGTCGGTCGCGGCATCCGCGTCAACACGATTTCGCCAGGCTATACCGCAACACCGATGAACACCCGGCCGGAAATGGTACATCAGACCAAACTATTCGAGGAACAGACTCCGATGCAGCGCATGGCCAATGTCGACGAGATGGTAGGTCCTGCGGTCTTCCTGCTGTCGAATGCCGCAAGCTTCGTGACAGGCGTCGATCTGCTCGTCGACGGCGGCTTCTGCTGCTGGTGA
- a CDS encoding M20 family metallopeptidase — MDPKSLIGTIDETSCLDFLSMMVRQKSHSQTEGERELARIMARQMEAIGLQSELQPFDNGERFNAIGRLKGTGGGKSLLFNGHLDTNPVTEGWTVDPWGGLVDDKFIYGIGVSNMKAGDAAYFCAVKTLLDAGVKLKGDVILTYVVGELQGGVGTLAAIRNGVKADYFINSEPSDLAAVTMHAAALSFVIELTGDTRHLSKREQSVDAIAAACDLIPRINAMTFSDAKSEVHRSINRGHVGVVHGALGRDLEEWRPPQVADFVRIRGSARYAPGQTQEGVLADLAAELTRLEKRFPGLKAKLVPEMIEGRPLMPPFEVSPTSRIVTSINAAYEAVRGEKQPTGAITPTRFYGTDAGHLYHELGMEGIVCGPGGRYNTMPDERVDIVDYLDMIRVYMLTILDICEVA; from the coding sequence ATGGACCCGAAATCGCTCATCGGAACAATCGATGAGACGAGCTGCCTCGACTTCCTGTCGATGATGGTTCGCCAGAAGAGCCATTCCCAGACAGAAGGCGAGCGCGAGCTTGCACGCATCATGGCACGCCAGATGGAGGCGATCGGGCTTCAGTCCGAGCTGCAACCCTTCGACAATGGCGAGCGCTTCAATGCGATCGGACGGCTGAAGGGAACCGGCGGCGGCAAGAGCCTGCTCTTCAACGGCCATCTCGACACCAACCCGGTCACTGAGGGCTGGACCGTCGATCCCTGGGGCGGCCTCGTCGACGACAAGTTCATCTACGGCATCGGCGTATCGAACATGAAGGCGGGGGATGCCGCCTATTTCTGCGCCGTCAAGACCTTGCTGGACGCAGGCGTCAAGCTCAAGGGCGACGTGATCCTGACCTATGTCGTCGGTGAGCTTCAGGGCGGCGTGGGCACGCTTGCCGCCATTCGCAACGGCGTCAAGGCCGACTATTTCATCAACAGCGAGCCGAGCGATCTTGCGGCCGTGACGATGCATGCCGCGGCGCTGAGCTTCGTGATCGAGCTGACCGGCGATACGCGGCACCTGTCCAAACGCGAACAATCGGTCGACGCCATCGCTGCGGCCTGCGATCTCATCCCTCGCATCAATGCCATGACCTTCAGTGACGCCAAGAGCGAGGTACACAGGTCGATCAATCGCGGCCATGTCGGTGTCGTTCACGGTGCGCTCGGTCGCGATCTCGAAGAATGGCGCCCGCCGCAGGTCGCCGATTTCGTCCGTATCCGGGGCTCGGCCCGCTATGCACCCGGCCAGACGCAGGAAGGCGTCCTTGCCGACCTCGCCGCGGAATTGACGCGGCTCGAAAAGCGCTTTCCCGGGCTGAAGGCCAAGCTGGTGCCCGAGATGATCGAAGGCCGCCCGCTGATGCCGCCTTTCGAAGTCTCGCCGACGTCGCGCATCGTAACCTCGATCAACGCCGCCTACGAGGCCGTCCGCGGCGAGAAGCAGCCGACAGGCGCCATTACGCCCACGCGCTTTTACGGGACGGATGCCGGCCATCTCTACCATGAACTCGGCATGGAAGGCATCGTCTGCGGACCAGGTGGCCGGTACAACACGATGCCGGACGAACGCGTCGACATCGTCGACTATCTCGACATGATCCGGGTCTACATGTTGACCATTCTCGACATTTGCGAGGTTGCCTGA
- a CDS encoding dipeptide ABC transporter ATP-binding protein encodes MTETANNSVLQVRNYSLDYLTAGGAFHALKNIDLEVGAGEILGLVGESGSGKTSMAWSIMRYLPANAREVGGAIRLRGEDLTAKSPSEVNRMRGKRISMVLQDPGTSLNPTLSLGTQLTETLKRHRGLTSKQAWSEGEVMLDRVGLKSPAEMMKRMPHEASGGEKQRVVIATAFACNPECIIFDEPTTALDVITSRQILDLFLDLQAETGVASLYISHDLALLSRTAKRVAVIRRGEIVEQGAVGDIFNAPRHDYTRQLIAAVPRPNDRLTQKRPSYHDQPLMKVENVSVHYGRKPFLSALTGRSFERFAGNRAVSLSVQPGEILGIVGESGSGKSTLAKAMTGLNPFEGQMTFAGRTITGLADMDRAYRKNVQMIFQHPDASLNPRQKIREILARPLKLYGEGDGSAMAQRIGDLLEQVRLPRTHADRYPHQLSGGEKQRVAIARAFASKPKLVICDEITSALDVSVQASIIELLLELHRKHSTAFLFITHDLNLIRQIAHRIAVMYRGDLLEVVQAEDITSPERADYTRRLLAAVPTPAGVAPTESDF; translated from the coding sequence ATGACGGAAACTGCAAACAATAGCGTCCTTCAGGTCCGAAACTATTCGCTCGACTATCTGACGGCGGGCGGCGCGTTTCATGCGCTGAAGAATATAGATCTCGAAGTCGGCGCCGGCGAAATTCTCGGCCTTGTCGGCGAGTCCGGCTCCGGCAAGACCTCGATGGCCTGGTCGATCATGCGCTACCTGCCGGCAAATGCCCGCGAGGTCGGCGGCGCAATCCGGCTTCGCGGCGAGGATCTGACGGCAAAATCGCCGAGCGAGGTCAATCGCATGCGCGGCAAGCGGATCAGCATGGTGCTCCAGGACCCCGGCACCTCGCTCAACCCCACGCTTTCGCTCGGCACCCAGCTCACGGAAACGCTGAAGCGCCATCGCGGTTTGACCAGCAAACAGGCATGGAGCGAAGGGGAAGTCATGCTGGATCGCGTCGGCCTCAAGAGCCCGGCGGAGATGATGAAGCGCATGCCGCACGAGGCATCGGGCGGCGAGAAGCAGCGCGTGGTCATCGCCACCGCTTTCGCCTGCAATCCGGAATGCATCATCTTCGACGAGCCGACCACGGCGCTCGACGTCATCACGTCCCGTCAGATCCTCGACCTCTTCCTGGATTTGCAGGCTGAAACCGGCGTCGCCTCGCTTTATATCTCGCATGACCTCGCCTTGCTGTCGCGTACGGCAAAGCGGGTCGCCGTCATCCGGCGCGGCGAAATCGTCGAACAGGGAGCGGTCGGCGATATCTTCAATGCACCGCGGCACGACTATACGCGCCAGCTGATCGCCGCCGTGCCCCGGCCAAACGACCGCCTGACGCAGAAGCGTCCGTCCTATCACGACCAGCCGTTGATGAAGGTCGAGAATGTCAGCGTACATTACGGCCGCAAGCCGTTCCTCTCGGCGCTGACCGGCCGGTCCTTCGAACGCTTCGCCGGCAATCGCGCCGTCAGTCTCAGCGTTCAGCCGGGAGAAATCCTCGGCATCGTCGGCGAATCCGGCTCGGGCAAATCGACGCTTGCCAAGGCGATGACTGGGCTTAATCCCTTCGAGGGCCAAATGACGTTCGCCGGGCGGACGATTACGGGCCTTGCCGACATGGACAGGGCCTATCGCAAGAACGTCCAGATGATCTTCCAGCATCCGGACGCTTCGCTCAATCCGCGTCAGAAGATCCGCGAAATACTGGCGCGGCCGCTGAAACTCTACGGCGAGGGTGACGGCAGCGCCATGGCGCAACGGATCGGCGACCTGCTCGAGCAGGTGCGCCTGCCGCGCACCCATGCCGATCGCTACCCGCATCAGCTCTCCGGCGGCGAAAAGCAGCGCGTCGCCATCGCCCGCGCCTTTGCATCCAAACCAAAGCTGGTGATCTGCGACGAGATCACCTCCGCACTCGACGTCTCGGTACAGGCCTCCATCATTGAGCTGCTATTGGAACTGCACCGGAAGCATTCAACCGCCTTCCTCTTCATCACCCACGACCTCAACCTCATTCGCCAGATCGCCCACCGCATTGCGGTGATGTATCGCGGCGATCTCCTCGAAGTCGTGCAGGCGGAAGACATCACCAGCCCCGAGCGGGCCGACTATACGCGCCGGCTGCTTGCCGCAGTCCCGACGCCGGCCGGCGTCGCCCCCACAGAATCAGACTTCTAA